A part of Candidatus Electrothrix aestuarii genomic DNA contains:
- a CDS encoding iron ABC transporter permease has translation MSSVNSSLAEDYLRLLRRKNLFSFSLLMLLTLAAGLSLHTGSLALPWREILSALADWETTGRTAHVIQQIRLPRTAAAVLAGGSLGIAGAVMQNVLKNPLASPFTIGVSQGAAFGAAFAIIFLGAGQTHSASSGASAAVSISLPNLVVLCAFAGSLLAVLFILLLASLKGVSTEAVILAGVALSAFFGAATMLLQYFADDIQVAASVFWTFGDLGKAGWTENILIGITVVLAFAFFLVGRWEQNALLWGDEVAASLGIRVRNLRITAMLFSALTVAVTTAFLGIIGFIGLMAPHLARLFVGNDYRYLLISSALTGALLLLISDIIARSLIPPVILPVGIITSFAGAPLFLYLLTRRRKN, from the coding sequence ATGTCCTCTGTCAACTCCTCCCTTGCTGAGGATTACCTCCGCCTCCTCCGCAGGAAGAACCTGTTCAGCTTCAGTTTGCTGATGCTGCTCACCCTTGCAGCCGGGCTTTCCCTTCATACCGGTTCCCTGGCTTTGCCCTGGCGCGAGATCCTCTCGGCCTTGGCTGATTGGGAAACCACAGGCCGCACTGCCCATGTCATCCAGCAGATCCGCCTGCCCAGAACGGCAGCAGCGGTCCTGGCTGGCGGTAGCCTCGGTATAGCCGGAGCCGTGATGCAGAATGTGCTGAAGAATCCGCTGGCCTCTCCCTTTACCATCGGAGTTTCCCAGGGAGCCGCCTTTGGTGCGGCCTTTGCCATTATCTTCCTCGGGGCAGGGCAGACCCATTCCGCCTCGTCCGGCGCATCTGCGGCGGTCAGCATCAGTCTGCCTAACCTGGTGGTGCTCTGTGCCTTTGCCGGGTCCCTGCTGGCAGTGCTCTTTATCCTGCTGCTCGCCTCACTCAAGGGTGTGAGCACTGAGGCCGTGATCCTGGCCGGGGTGGCCTTGTCCGCCTTTTTCGGGGCTGCCACCATGCTGCTCCAGTATTTTGCCGATGATATCCAGGTGGCGGCCTCGGTCTTCTGGACCTTTGGTGATCTGGGCAAAGCGGGCTGGACCGAAAACATCCTGATCGGGATCACCGTGGTCCTGGCCTTTGCCTTTTTCCTGGTCGGGCGCTGGGAGCAGAATGCCCTGCTCTGGGGGGATGAGGTGGCGGCCAGCCTCGGCATCCGGGTGCGGAACCTGCGCATCACGGCCATGCTCTTCTCCGCCCTGACCGTGGCCGTGACCACTGCCTTTCTCGGCATAATCGGCTTTATCGGCCTGATGGCCCCCCATCTGGCCCGCCTCTTTGTGGGCAACGACTACCGCTACCTGCTCATCTCCTCGGCCTTGACTGGAGCCCTGCTGCTGCTTATCTCAGACATCATTGCCCGCAGCCTGATTCCGCCGGTCATTCTGCCGGTGGGCATTATCACCTCCTTTGCCGGAGCACCGCTCTTTCTCTATCTCCTGACCCGGAGGCGCAAGAACTAA